The following nucleotide sequence is from Plasmodium reichenowi strain SY57 chromosome Unknown, whole genome shotgun sequence.
AATAattatacttatatatccatatataatatatatatatatatagccaaaatatacatatttattaaaaatatataaaataataaactACAACTAAAcattacatatttatatatatatgtcaCCATTTTTATAGGAACATAATGAAAAGAACCAGAAAAGCACCACACCACATACACCAAAAATACCAACCACCAGGTTATTATGCGAATGTGAATTATATGCACCTGCCAACTATGACAATGACCAAGAGATGAAAGCTGTGATGGAAAATTTCAGTAAACAGACAGAAGAACGTTTTCATGAATATGACGAAAGGATGAAAAATACACGCCAGAAATGTAAAGATAAATGCGATAAagaaatacaaaaaattattttaaaagataaattagaaaaagaattaaCAGAAAAGTTGTCAACATTAAAAACTGATATACGAAGTGAGGCCATTCCAACATGTATTTGCGAAAAGTCGATAGCGGACAGAATGGAAAAAGGGTGTTTGCGATGTGGAAGTGTGTTGGGTGGTGGTATTGCACCAACGGTTGGTTTGTTAGGAGGAATAGGTATCTATGGGTGGAAGATGGGCGTTCCTGAAGCGGCTGCTAAAGCTGCGGCCATAGCTGCCGGTAAAGCTGCCGGTGAAGCTGCAGGTCTTAAGGCAGGTATGAAATCAGTTATTGTGgcattaaaatatattaaagtAGATGAATTATTTTCTGAAATATACAAACCTTTTGTTGCTAAAAACATTTATACTGAAGTTACAAAGCTTGCTCCTGATAttgttaaaaaatatggtGAATTTTGTCCGTCGTCAGGCACTAGCGGTCCTGCTACGTGCATAGAATTTGGTTCTAATATAGGTATGGTTGGAGAAGGTGTTTTCTATGATACTCCAGATGTAATCATACCAAAAGCGTTAAACCTTTATCTTAGTGATGCCAAAAAGTCTGCTGCTACTGAAGCTGCTCGTGTGACTACTTCTGAAACAGCAACTCTTACAAAAGCAAATGTGGATGCAGTAAACACTGCATATGGCAGTTTCCAGACTGCTATTATTGCATCCATCATTGCAATAGTGATCATAGTTTTAATTatggtaataatatataagattTTACGTtatagaagaaaaagaaaaatgaagaaaaaactacaatacataaaattattagaaGAATAGACATTATATGTTTGTTATGCAAATGTTGGTAGGATGTTTGGTACATGTCCTGTTTTTCCTTGAATGTGCcatgttttttttatccattataaataactatataattttatatgtattaagtgtac
It contains:
- a CDS encoding rifin, with amino-acid sequence EHNEKNQKSTTPHTPKIPTTRLLCECELYAPANYDNDQEMKAVMENFSKQTEERFHEYDERMKNTRQKCKDKCDKEIQKIILKDKLEKELTEKLSTLKTDIRSEAIPTCICEKSIADRMEKGCLRCGSVLGGGIAPTVGLLGGIGIYGWKMGVPEAAAKAAAIAAGKAAGEAAGLKAGMKSVIVALKYIKVDELFSEIYKPFVAKNIYTEVTKLAPDIVKKYGEFCPSSGTSGPATCIEFGSNIGMVGEGVFYDTPDVIIPKALNLYLSDAKKSAATEAARVTTSETATLTKANVDAVNTAYGSFQTAIIASIIAIVIIVLIMVIIYKILRYRRKRKMKKKLQYIKLLEE